One part of the Bdellovibrio bacteriovorus genome encodes these proteins:
- the sufB gene encoding Fe-S cluster assembly protein SufB, whose product MDNNKSSSNPLESYEYKYGFTTDIETDQVQLGLNEDIIRLISAKKNEPEWMLEYRLKAFRHWLTMVEPEWAHVSYPKIDFQAIRYYSAPKKATDEAAKPKSLDDLDPELIKTFEKLGIPLTEQKRISGIAVDVVFDSVSVGTTHTEVLDKAGVIFCSISEAIHKHPDLVKKYLGSVVPHTDNYYAALNAAVFTDGSFCYIPKGVRCPIDLSTYFRINAKDTGQFERTLLVCDEGGYVNYLEGCTAPQRDENQLHAAVVELVALDNAEIKYSTVQNWYTGDKEGRGGIYNFVTKRGKALGKYSKISWTQVESGSAITWKYPSCILQGEGSEGAFYSVALTHDLMQADTGTKMIHIGKNTKSTIISKGISTDKSSNAYRGQVKILPSAENARNYSQCDSMLVGDQSSAHTYPYIEVKNKTATIEHEATTSRISEDQIFYLQSRGLDMEKTISMLVNGFCKEVFKELPLEFSVEAVKLIEMKLENSVG is encoded by the coding sequence ATGGATAACAACAAATCCTCCAGCAATCCGCTGGAAAGTTACGAATACAAATACGGTTTCACCACCGACATTGAAACAGACCAGGTGCAGTTGGGTCTGAACGAAGACATCATTCGTCTGATCTCTGCGAAAAAGAATGAACCGGAATGGATGCTTGAATACCGTCTGAAGGCGTTCCGTCATTGGCTGACAATGGTGGAACCCGAGTGGGCGCACGTGTCCTATCCAAAGATCGACTTCCAGGCGATTCGCTATTATTCCGCGCCGAAAAAAGCGACGGATGAAGCTGCGAAACCAAAATCTTTGGACGATCTGGATCCGGAACTGATCAAGACTTTTGAAAAACTGGGTATCCCGCTGACCGAACAAAAACGCATCTCCGGTATTGCCGTGGATGTGGTGTTTGATTCTGTGTCTGTAGGTACGACTCACACCGAGGTTTTGGATAAAGCCGGTGTGATCTTCTGTTCTATTTCCGAGGCGATTCATAAACATCCGGATCTGGTGAAGAAGTATCTGGGTTCTGTTGTGCCTCACACGGACAACTATTATGCCGCTTTGAATGCGGCGGTTTTCACGGATGGTTCTTTCTGTTACATCCCGAAAGGCGTTCGTTGCCCGATTGATCTTTCCACTTACTTCCGTATCAACGCCAAAGACACCGGTCAGTTTGAAAGAACTTTGTTGGTGTGTGATGAGGGCGGTTATGTGAATTACCTTGAGGGCTGTACAGCTCCTCAGCGTGATGAAAACCAGCTGCATGCCGCAGTTGTTGAGCTGGTGGCTTTGGACAATGCCGAGATCAAGTACTCGACTGTTCAGAACTGGTACACGGGCGATAAAGAAGGCCGTGGTGGTATCTATAACTTTGTGACCAAACGTGGAAAAGCTCTTGGGAAGTATTCCAAGATCTCCTGGACCCAGGTGGAATCCGGTTCTGCAATCACGTGGAAGTATCCATCCTGCATCCTGCAGGGTGAAGGCTCTGAAGGGGCGTTCTACTCTGTGGCTTTGACTCACGATCTGATGCAGGCGGATACCGGCACGAAGATGATCCACATTGGTAAAAACACCAAAAGCACGATCATCTCCAAAGGGATCTCGACGGACAAGTCCTCCAATGCCTACCGTGGTCAGGTGAAAATCCTGCCTTCGGCGGAAAATGCGCGCAACTATTCCCAGTGTGATTCCATGCTGGTGGGTGATCAAAGCAGTGCGCACACTTATCCGTACATTGAAGTGAAAAACAAAACCGCGACGATTGAACACGAAGCAACGACTTCACGTATCAGTGAAGATCAGATCTTCTATTTGCAGTCCCGCGGTCTGGATATGGAAAAAACAATCTCGATGCTGGTCAACGGCTTCTGTAAAGAGGTCTTTAAAGAGCTTCCTCTGGAATTCTCTGTCGAAGCCGTAAAACTGATCGAAATGAAATTAGAAAATAGTGTCGGCTAG
- a CDS encoding RrF2 family transcriptional regulator, whose product MNKINRKLEYALMALKYMSQKIPGELTTAKEVSDSFHTPFDATARVMQQMAQKGGILRAEYGANGGYQITKDLAKVSIHDLVEVIEGPTALVKCLHKEAPCEIQGTCNIVSPITALNHRLTDFYKSLSLKELLVERVAMPAKKSSEAVAHG is encoded by the coding sequence ATGAATAAAATCAATCGCAAGCTTGAATACGCTCTGATGGCTCTGAAATACATGAGCCAAAAGATCCCCGGTGAGCTCACAACTGCCAAAGAAGTGTCGGATTCTTTCCATACACCTTTTGATGCGACGGCTCGTGTGATGCAGCAAATGGCCCAAAAGGGCGGGATTTTGCGCGCCGAATACGGAGCCAATGGCGGATATCAAATCACGAAAGACCTGGCGAAGGTTTCCATACACGACCTTGTTGAGGTGATTGAAGGACCAACTGCGTTGGTGAAATGCCTGCATAAGGAAGCGCCTTGTGAAATTCAAGGCACCTGCAACATCGTGTCTCCGATCACAGCTTTGAATCACAGACTTACAGACTTCTACAAAAGCCTGAGCCTGAAAGAACTATTGGTGGAAAGAGTGGCAATGCCAGCGAAAAAATCCTCTGAGGCGGTGGCCCATGGATAA
- the tolQ gene encoding protein TolQ — translation MSPIFVNAAQAAPSVSVNTSSIDAIAQASPIVQLTLLMLIVMSVFCWAIGYSKYVTFKNMKQSDELFLSKFWKVNSLDTLFEDIDQYKDSSVARVFKAVYLEMKKISESPLLSKTEGDKPILSGIDNLERVLNKATESEISKLESRLTVLATTGSTGPFIGLFGTVWGIMGSFHKIGQTGTASLAVVAPGISEALIATAIGLATAIPAVVLYNNFISKIRKQEIALNNFGADFLNIVKRNFFQGN, via the coding sequence ATGTCCCCTATTTTTGTCAACGCGGCCCAGGCTGCACCCTCTGTATCAGTGAACACCAGCTCCATTGATGCTATCGCTCAAGCAAGTCCCATTGTTCAGCTGACTTTGTTGATGCTGATTGTGATGTCCGTTTTCTGCTGGGCCATCGGTTACTCCAAATATGTCACTTTCAAAAACATGAAACAGTCCGATGAACTGTTCTTGTCCAAATTCTGGAAAGTGAATTCCCTGGATACGTTGTTTGAAGACATCGACCAATATAAGGACTCTTCTGTCGCCCGCGTCTTTAAAGCTGTGTACCTGGAGATGAAAAAGATCTCTGAGTCCCCGCTGCTTTCCAAAACCGAAGGCGATAAACCGATCCTTTCCGGCATCGACAACCTGGAACGTGTCCTGAACAAAGCCACTGAAAGCGAGATCTCCAAACTGGAATCGCGTCTGACCGTTCTGGCAACAACCGGTTCCACCGGTCCCTTCATCGGTCTTTTCGGTACGGTTTGGGGGATCATGGGATCCTTCCACAAAATCGGTCAGACTGGAACAGCCAGCCTGGCGGTAGTGGCCCCGGGTATTTCTGAAGCCCTGATTGCCACGGCGATCGGTCTAGCAACAGCGATTCCAGCGGTTGTTTTGTACAACAACTTTATCTCTAAAATCCGCAAGCAGGAAATCGCCCTGAACAATTTCGGCGCGGACTTCCTGAACATCGTTAAACGTAACTTCTTCCAAGGAAATTAA
- a CDS encoding ExbD/TolR family protein, with translation MGMSGGGGKSRATLSEINITPLVDVMLVLLIMFMVTTPLMQQGIEVDLPKTSSSGVEVNEEPFVLVINSDQKMTIAKQKIAMTELRPKLKAIFENKKNKQVYIQADRKVDYGFVAEAMAEVRAAGIFNIGLITQPKDQ, from the coding sequence ATGGGAATGAGTGGCGGCGGCGGAAAAAGCCGGGCGACATTAAGCGAAATCAACATCACGCCTTTGGTGGACGTGATGCTGGTGTTGCTGATCATGTTCATGGTGACGACTCCTTTGATGCAACAGGGGATTGAAGTGGATCTGCCAAAGACCTCTTCTTCCGGTGTTGAAGTCAACGAAGAGCCTTTTGTACTGGTGATCAATTCAGATCAGAAGATGACCATCGCCAAACAAAAGATCGCCATGACAGAACTGCGCCCGAAACTGAAAGCGATCTTCGAAAATAAAAAGAACAAACAGGTGTACATTCAGGCAGACCGCAAAGTGGACTATGGCTTCGTCGCGGAAGCTATGGCCGAAGTGCGTGCCGCCGGCATCTTTAACATCGGTCTGATCACTCAGCCGAAAGATCAATGA
- a CDS encoding TonB family protein produces MNYLEEKDQQNDEQVTRGIGISFALHALIISIFTLKTVFFDPEPIDFSQAVRVDMVGLPDKVEPKDLAAPAKENPKPALPEKEVAKEPVKEKPPEKAPEKVVEKKTPPKPEPVKLPPAKAKEEGINLEKVKSQQQNALDKLKAMAALEKIKEDVAEDKKKAAAAAGTGKAATGSAPVKGNVLSPGTSLTGIAKLQNDNYISDLDRHIKQNWTIPEWLAKRDYKAQVRVFVDSRGNILGRKIVKSSGNPSYDEEVLATIDRSAPFPAPPEKLIAVFSVDGILIGFPE; encoded by the coding sequence GTGAACTATTTAGAGGAAAAAGATCAGCAGAATGATGAGCAAGTAACCCGCGGCATAGGGATCTCCTTTGCCCTGCACGCGCTTATTATTTCGATCTTTACTTTGAAGACCGTCTTCTTTGATCCGGAACCGATTGATTTCTCGCAAGCTGTGCGTGTGGACATGGTAGGCTTGCCGGACAAGGTGGAACCCAAAGACCTTGCAGCTCCGGCCAAAGAAAATCCCAAACCGGCTCTTCCTGAAAAAGAAGTCGCCAAAGAACCCGTAAAAGAAAAGCCGCCTGAAAAGGCTCCGGAAAAAGTGGTGGAAAAGAAAACTCCGCCAAAGCCAGAGCCCGTGAAACTTCCTCCGGCAAAAGCCAAGGAAGAAGGCATTAATCTGGAAAAAGTAAAATCCCAGCAGCAGAATGCTTTGGATAAACTCAAAGCCATGGCTGCCTTGGAGAAAATCAAAGAAGACGTGGCGGAAGACAAGAAAAAAGCCGCAGCAGCTGCCGGAACCGGCAAAGCCGCCACCGGAAGTGCCCCTGTGAAAGGCAATGTCCTGTCGCCCGGCACATCTTTGACTGGAATCGCCAAGCTTCAGAACGACAACTACATTTCTGATCTGGATCGTCACATCAAACAAAATTGGACAATCCCAGAATGGCTGGCGAAGCGTGATTACAAAGCACAAGTGCGTGTGTTCGTGGATTCGCGCGGCAATATTCTAGGCAGAAAAATTGTTAAATCCAGTGGCAATCCCAGCTACGATGAAGAAGTATTAGCAACCATTGACCGTTCAGCCCCTTTCCCGGCTCCGCCAGAAAAGCTGATCGCTGTATTCTCTGTGGACGGAATCCTGATCGGATTCCCGGAATAA
- a CDS encoding PD40 domain-containing protein — protein MMKQILALVLIIGLFPLFSHAQNNNGIYIKLGEARTKKSLMAFPPLQYTGSPSTAPRNQSVGVEIFNTITNDLTVSSYFQFINQSAFLEDTSKTGLMPAPGLPNGFKFQSWSSIGADFLIRAGYSVVGNEVTLETYTYHVPRAALVLGKKYKGPTSSARRIAHTFANDVMKALTGVEGPFLSRVVVSSDKGSGQSKEIFTMDWDGANMEQVSNHRSISISPAWSPDGKKIAYTSYVKRVGAKFRNADMLLLDLTTGKRSLVSYRQGINSGASFSPDGRHIYLTISQGNSPDIYKMSLDGTLVGKITNGPAGALNVEPTVSPQGLLSFSSDRAGRPMIYTADAAGNNVKRITFAGVFNSSPSWSPDGKKIAFAGQSDNNFDIFVMNADGTGMIRLTSAKKPNGRMASNEDPSFSPDGRFVMYTSNRTGKNQIYISTVDGTEERRVTNDNNNYYKPKWSNNID, from the coding sequence ATGATGAAACAGATACTGGCCCTTGTTCTGATTATCGGCCTATTCCCTCTTTTCTCCCATGCCCAAAATAACAACGGCATCTATATTAAACTGGGTGAAGCTCGCACCAAAAAAAGTCTGATGGCTTTCCCGCCGCTGCAATACACGGGCTCCCCTTCAACGGCACCCCGCAATCAAAGTGTCGGGGTTGAGATCTTTAATACGATCACCAATGACCTGACCGTTTCTTCCTACTTCCAGTTCATCAACCAGAGTGCGTTCCTGGAAGACACCTCCAAAACGGGTTTGATGCCGGCACCAGGCCTGCCAAATGGATTCAAATTCCAAAGCTGGTCTTCGATCGGCGCGGACTTCCTGATCCGTGCAGGTTACTCGGTCGTAGGCAACGAAGTGACTTTGGAAACTTACACTTATCATGTTCCCCGTGCCGCCTTGGTTCTGGGGAAAAAGTATAAAGGCCCAACCAGCAGCGCCCGTCGTATTGCGCACACTTTCGCCAACGACGTGATGAAAGCTCTGACCGGTGTTGAAGGTCCGTTCCTGTCCCGCGTGGTTGTTTCCAGCGACAAGGGCAGCGGCCAAAGCAAAGAGATCTTCACCATGGACTGGGATGGCGCGAACATGGAACAGGTTTCCAATCACCGCAGTATCTCGATTTCCCCGGCATGGTCCCCGGACGGTAAAAAAATCGCTTACACTTCCTATGTGAAACGTGTGGGCGCAAAATTCCGCAACGCAGACATGCTGCTTTTGGATCTGACGACCGGGAAAAGATCTTTGGTCTCTTACCGTCAGGGTATCAACTCAGGGGCGTCGTTCTCTCCGGATGGTCGTCATATCTATCTGACAATTTCTCAAGGCAACAGCCCGGACATCTATAAAATGTCTTTGGATGGAACCCTGGTGGGCAAAATCACCAATGGCCCGGCCGGAGCCCTGAACGTTGAGCCGACCGTTTCTCCGCAGGGATTGTTGAGCTTCTCTTCTGACCGTGCGGGTCGTCCGATGATTTACACTGCGGACGCTGCCGGGAACAATGTGAAACGCATCACTTTTGCGGGTGTGTTTAACTCGTCCCCGTCCTGGTCCCCGGATGGCAAAAAAATCGCCTTTGCCGGTCAGAGCGACAACAACTTTGATATCTTTGTGATGAACGCCGACGGCACCGGAATGATCCGTCTGACTTCTGCGAAAAAACCAAACGGTCGCATGGCCAGCAACGAAGACCCTTCGTTCTCTCCGGATGGAAGATTCGTGATGTACACGTCCAACCGCACGGGGAAAAATCAGATCTATATTTCCACCGTGGACGGGACTGAAGAGCGTCGTGTGACCAACGACAACAACAACTACTACAAGCCAAAATGGTCCAACAACATTGACTAA
- a CDS encoding glutamine-synthetase adenylyltransferase translates to MTNLSIEDQLRQERSEIWSRFADAAKTDSMAPDQICQQWSGAADLLLRHAFDHCFSNQKIALFALGKLGSSELNLSSDVDVLLVSQEDSPQSLSALRKFQKILTERTAAGFVFRVDFDLRPGGKQGPLIPTLDQFKDYYGNYGETWERLAFVRLRPIAGDEGVQKEVLAFAQKFSFRKHLDFTLLEDLKTLRSKIQGHYWERSQDQVVDLKLGIGGIRDVELFTHALQVIHGGRDLTLQVRGTTEALLLLEMKELLPSEEAKFLRQHYWNLRRLENYVQALNDEQTHLLVLTESHPEFVMQALPNLKFDMLRCDSIVKSLLGEAPKEISLEEELKRTGLPDQDLQELWQEILGQEVLSRNKGRDELSRKAFLGAFLETLQEQQGDIRRGLLLLKDFIGSTRAKASFFALLLREKELLQELAWLFGHSPYLSRILCNRPELLDSFVYRAQDKHSEDLGTLLEELAEKKLLSEVINGSEYLEDKNLQQLTANLTSTADSVATTLLDALKKEYPSKLRILALGKWGGREMGFRSDLDFIFVVPDEPGEMDYKLAKRFITRLTESHRGGNIYSIDMRLRPSGKAGPLVIVQKDLEDYLQTQAAAWERQAYLKARWIGESTHNNLGFLDRGLSSAELDELERIRTQLMVEGVHPNLKYSEGGLVDVELAAQTAVLKKKLKPASSGTTDLISALEEKSGVLLKNYDRLRQIEQMLQLVASESLAELSPNHESFHALALALHLHPSELLNEVLSLLQANVALLKELDPRRLPH, encoded by the coding sequence TTGACTAACTTATCCATCGAGGATCAGTTACGGCAGGAGCGCAGCGAGATCTGGTCTCGCTTTGCTGACGCCGCCAAGACCGACTCTATGGCCCCCGATCAAATCTGCCAGCAATGGAGTGGGGCCGCGGACCTTCTTTTACGCCACGCTTTTGATCACTGCTTTTCCAATCAAAAAATTGCGCTTTTCGCCCTTGGAAAATTGGGGTCGTCAGAACTGAATTTAAGTTCCGATGTCGATGTTCTGCTGGTCAGCCAGGAAGACTCCCCCCAAAGCCTTTCGGCCTTGCGCAAGTTTCAAAAAATTCTGACCGAACGAACTGCTGCCGGTTTTGTTTTTCGGGTGGACTTTGACCTGCGCCCCGGCGGCAAACAGGGGCCGTTGATTCCGACCCTGGATCAATTCAAAGACTATTATGGCAACTATGGCGAAACCTGGGAACGCCTGGCCTTTGTTCGTCTGCGCCCGATTGCGGGTGATGAAGGCGTGCAAAAGGAAGTATTGGCGTTTGCGCAGAAGTTTTCTTTCCGCAAGCATCTGGATTTCACCCTGCTGGAAGATTTAAAAACCCTGCGCTCTAAAATTCAGGGGCACTATTGGGAGCGGTCGCAGGATCAGGTGGTGGATTTAAAGCTGGGCATCGGGGGTATCCGCGATGTCGAGCTTTTCACCCACGCCCTTCAGGTCATTCACGGCGGCCGCGATCTGACTTTGCAGGTGCGCGGAACCACCGAGGCGTTGTTGCTGCTGGAAATGAAAGAACTTCTGCCTTCTGAAGAAGCCAAATTCCTGCGCCAGCACTATTGGAATCTGCGCCGTCTGGAAAACTACGTTCAGGCCCTGAACGACGAACAAACCCACTTGCTGGTTTTGACGGAATCCCATCCTGAATTTGTGATGCAGGCCTTGCCGAATCTGAAGTTCGACATGCTTCGCTGTGATTCCATCGTGAAAAGTCTTTTAGGAGAAGCCCCGAAAGAAATTTCACTGGAAGAAGAACTGAAACGCACCGGCTTGCCGGATCAGGATCTGCAGGAACTTTGGCAGGAAATCCTGGGGCAGGAAGTGCTTTCCCGCAACAAGGGCCGCGATGAGCTTTCCCGCAAAGCTTTCCTAGGGGCTTTCCTTGAGACCTTGCAGGAACAACAGGGCGACATCCGCCGGGGCTTATTGCTGTTAAAAGACTTCATCGGCAGCACGCGGGCCAAAGCCAGTTTCTTTGCGCTGCTGTTGCGCGAAAAAGAACTGCTGCAGGAACTGGCGTGGCTGTTTGGCCATTCACCATATCTTTCCCGCATTCTGTGCAATCGCCCTGAGCTGCTGGATAGTTTCGTTTACCGGGCACAAGACAAACACTCGGAAGACCTGGGAACCCTGCTGGAAGAGCTGGCTGAAAAGAAGCTTCTTTCTGAAGTCATCAACGGAAGCGAGTACCTCGAGGATAAAAACCTGCAGCAACTGACGGCGAATCTGACTTCCACCGCGGATTCGGTGGCGACCACGTTGCTGGATGCTCTGAAAAAAGAATATCCCTCGAAGCTGCGCATTCTGGCATTGGGTAAATGGGGCGGCCGCGAGATGGGCTTCCGCTCGGATCTGGATTTCATTTTCGTCGTTCCGGACGAACCGGGTGAAATGGATTATAAGCTCGCCAAACGTTTCATCACCCGTCTGACGGAAAGCCATCGCGGGGGAAACATCTATTCTATCGACATGCGCCTGCGCCCTTCCGGCAAAGCCGGCCCGCTGGTGATCGTGCAAAAGGATTTGGAAGACTATCTGCAAACTCAGGCGGCGGCCTGGGAGCGACAAGCTTACCTGAAGGCCCGCTGGATTGGCGAAAGCACTCACAACAATCTGGGTTTTTTGGATCGGGGGCTTTCATCTGCGGAGCTGGATGAGCTTGAGCGCATTCGGACTCAGTTGATGGTTGAAGGAGTTCATCCGAATCTGAAGTACAGCGAGGGCGGTCTTGTGGATGTGGAACTGGCCGCACAAACCGCCGTTTTGAAAAAGAAGCTCAAGCCCGCCTCGTCGGGAACGACGGATTTGATCAGCGCTTTAGAGGAGAAATCCGGGGTTTTACTCAAGAACTATGACCGACTGCGCCAGATTGAGCAGATGCTTCAGCTTGTTGCGTCAGAGTCGCTGGCTGAACTGAGCCCAAATCATGAGTCGTTTCATGCTCTTGCCTTGGCGCTTCATCTGCATCCCTCAGAGCTTCTGAATGAAGTCTTAAGCCTGCTTCAGGCCAACGTTGCACTTTTGAAGGAACTTGACCCTCGCCGGCTGCCTCACTAA
- a CDS encoding peptidylprolyl isomerase encodes MSKNIDVKKVFWIYLFAFLLAAFSFRADAKTESKAKATKKGKDMIAVFETSKGTFKVKLFADKAPKTVENIVGLIEGTKEWTDPKTGEKVKKPFYDGLTFHRVIKDFMIQGGCPLGTGTGGPGFRFEDEFPAGAPKHDKPGILSMANAGPNTNGSQFFVTTVPTPWLDGRHTVFGEVVEGMDVVKSIENSKTGAMDRPVEPIVIKHVTIQK; translated from the coding sequence ATGTCGAAGAATATCGATGTTAAGAAGGTATTTTGGATCTACCTTTTTGCATTCCTATTGGCAGCTTTCAGCTTCCGCGCAGATGCAAAGACAGAATCCAAGGCAAAGGCTACGAAGAAGGGAAAAGACATGATCGCAGTATTTGAAACATCCAAAGGCACTTTCAAAGTAAAGCTTTTCGCAGATAAAGCGCCGAAAACAGTGGAAAACATCGTGGGCCTGATCGAAGGCACCAAAGAGTGGACTGATCCTAAAACTGGCGAAAAAGTAAAGAAGCCATTCTATGATGGTCTGACTTTCCACCGCGTGATCAAAGATTTCATGATCCAGGGTGGTTGCCCGCTTGGAACTGGAACTGGCGGCCCAGGCTTCCGTTTCGAAGATGAGTTCCCAGCCGGCGCTCCGAAACACGACAAACCAGGCATCCTTTCCATGGCGAACGCGGGTCCTAACACAAATGGTTCCCAGTTCTTCGTAACAACTGTTCCAACTCCTTGGTTGGATGGCCGTCACACTGTGTTCGGTGAAGTTGTTGAAGGTATGGACGTGGTTAAATCCATCGAGAACTCCAAAACAGGAGCTATGGATCGCCCAGTTGAACCAATCGTGATCAAACACGTAACGATCCAGAAGTAA
- a CDS encoding DUF4430 domain-containing protein: MKTLKPLLPLLVVLTASQAQAVSWRIFGACKNTPVHEGTYQADLTKSVGALSLEIFDANKIPYVGSAEGINSIINSPIGLDSIEVVSDTELRAYGWCYTINGKQPTEMPDKIHFKSQDDKLTWFYAYSTNKNNEWTDYCSPAYWIAADQFCK; encoded by the coding sequence GTGAAAACTCTTAAGCCGTTGCTGCCACTGCTAGTGGTGCTGACAGCATCTCAGGCCCAAGCGGTGTCCTGGCGAATCTTTGGCGCCTGCAAAAACACTCCTGTACACGAAGGCACTTATCAAGCGGATCTGACAAAGTCCGTAGGTGCCTTGAGCCTTGAAATCTTTGATGCGAACAAGATCCCGTATGTGGGTTCTGCCGAAGGCATCAATTCCATCATCAACAGCCCGATCGGTCTGGATAGCATTGAGGTTGTCTCTGACACTGAACTGCGTGCCTATGGCTGGTGTTACACTATCAACGGCAAGCAGCCGACAGAAATGCCGGACAAGATTCATTTCAAATCCCAGGACGATAAACTGACCTGGTTCTATGCGTACTCCACCAATAAGAATAATGAGTGGACGGACTATTGTTCCCCGGCCTACTGGATCGCGGCCGATCAGTTCTGCAAATAA
- a CDS encoding thioredoxin family protein, with protein sequence MAVVEITKNNIQEIVESNNMIILDFWATWCAPCRRFAPIFESVAAKHPDVIFGKIDTEAEVELADKFQIKSIPTLMIIKESDIIFSQPGALPEEIFEQIVVKAKEIDMEEVRRENS encoded by the coding sequence ATGGCTGTCGTAGAAATCACCAAGAACAACATTCAAGAGATCGTTGAAAGCAACAACATGATCATTCTGGATTTCTGGGCGACGTGGTGTGCACCTTGCCGTCGTTTTGCCCCGATCTTTGAGTCTGTGGCCGCAAAACACCCGGACGTGATTTTCGGAAAGATCGACACGGAAGCCGAAGTGGAGCTGGCGGACAAGTTTCAGATCAAATCCATTCCGACTTTGATGATCATCAAAGAAAGCGACATCATCTTCAGCCAGCCAGGCGCTTTACCGGAAGAAATCTTTGAGCAGATCGTGGTGAAGGCCAAAGAAATCGATATGGAAGAGGTTCGTCGTGAAAACTCTTAA
- a CDS encoding S41 family peptidase, whose translation MQSLKRYWKTYILGGALLLVLFIMAETGFQVRAFAQERYADLQNFSKVLNLIQQYYVEEVNTKKLVYGAIKGMLRELDPHTNFMPPEMFKDFETETSGEFGGLGIEISIQNGILTIISPIEDAPAWEAGIKAGDKVVAIDGTTTKGMSLAEASVMMRGKKGSKIVLRVVRDNEEKPRDITVVRGSVKIKSVKYTDLGDGFAYVRITSFIENTSKDLQKVVETHIKNNKNMSGLLIDMRRNPGGLLDQAIKVSDMFLKEGTIVSTIGRNKNEKEVATASKKGQYTNFPIVILVNEYTASASEIVSGALQDNKRALIVGQRTFGKGSVQSVIKLGDGSGLKLTVARYYTPNGVSIQAEGIHPDIEIEDVDPDAFSKAIVKSVTTREGDIAGHLKGDREKAAEKLDVKEGAEEGALAWWKDVGSKKDEKLSPRDKLFKADYQAYQAFSYLKAWDTLKALTR comes from the coding sequence ATGCAATCACTCAAACGCTACTGGAAAACCTATATTTTGGGCGGCGCCCTTCTGCTGGTTTTGTTCATCATGGCAGAAACAGGTTTTCAAGTAAGAGCCTTTGCCCAGGAAAGGTATGCGGACCTTCAGAACTTCAGTAAGGTTCTAAATCTGATTCAGCAGTATTACGTTGAAGAAGTGAACACCAAAAAGCTGGTTTATGGTGCGATCAAAGGTATGCTGCGCGAACTGGATCCGCACACGAACTTCATGCCGCCTGAAATGTTCAAGGACTTTGAAACAGAGACCAGCGGTGAGTTCGGCGGTTTGGGTATTGAGATTTCCATTCAGAACGGCATTCTGACGATCATTTCTCCGATCGAAGATGCGCCAGCCTGGGAAGCGGGTATCAAGGCTGGGGATAAAGTTGTGGCTATCGACGGAACAACCACCAAGGGTATGAGTCTGGCCGAAGCCTCTGTGATGATGCGTGGGAAAAAGGGCAGCAAGATTGTTTTGCGTGTGGTTCGTGATAACGAGGAAAAGCCTCGTGACATCACCGTGGTTCGCGGCAGCGTGAAAATCAAATCGGTGAAGTATACGGATCTGGGCGATGGCTTTGCTTATGTGCGCATCACAAGCTTCATCGAAAACACCTCCAAAGATCTGCAAAAGGTTGTTGAAACTCATATCAAGAACAACAAAAACATGTCCGGTCTGTTGATTGATATGCGCAGAAATCCGGGTGGTTTGCTGGATCAGGCGATCAAGGTCAGCGATATGTTCCTGAAAGAAGGCACTATCGTGTCCACGATCGGTCGAAATAAAAACGAAAAAGAAGTGGCGACGGCTTCTAAAAAAGGTCAGTACACAAACTTCCCAATCGTGATCTTGGTCAATGAATATACAGCAAGTGCGAGCGAGATTGTGTCCGGTGCTTTGCAAGACAACAAACGCGCTTTGATCGTAGGTCAAAGAACATTCGGTAAGGGTTCTGTGCAGTCGGTGATCAAGCTGGGTGATGGCAGTGGTCTGAAATTGACTGTGGCTCGTTACTACACGCCGAACGGTGTTTCAATCCAGGCGGAAGGTATTCATCCTGACATTGAAATTGAAGACGTGGATCCAGATGCATTCTCTAAAGCGATTGTGAAATCTGTCACAACTCGTGAAGGTGATATTGCCGGTCACTTGAAAGGTGATCGTGAGAAAGCCGCAGAGAAGCTGGATGTCAAAGAGGGCGCAGAAGAAGGAGCTTTGGCTTGGTGGAAAGACGTGGGATCGAAAAAAGATGAAAAGCTGTCGCCGCGCGATAAGCTGTTCAAGGCTGATTATCAAGCATATCAAGCATTTAGCTACCTCAAAGCATGGGATACTTTGAAGGCTTTGACGCGCTAG